GCGCCGCGTCGGCCGCGCGACCTTCGTTCCGGCGCTCTTCAACCTCAACGAGCCGCTGCTCTTCGCAGCGCCGATCGTCTTCAATCCTCACTTGATTCTTCCGTTCGTCGCCGCGCCGCTCGTGCTCGCCACGATTACGTACGCGGCGGTCGCCAGCGGCATCGTCGCGCGCGCGGCGTTTTACGTGCCGTCGTCGGTTCCGACGTTCGTCTCGACGTATCTCGCCACGCAGGATCTGCGCGCCGTAGCGCTCGCGGCGGTCAACATCGCGATCGCGACGCTCATCTACTATCCATTCGTGCGCGCCTACGAACGGCATCTCGCAGAGTGATCGCCGGCCTCTGCGACGCGTTCGGGATCGACGGCGCCCTGCGGCAGAAGGCGCTC
The window above is part of the Candidatus Binatia bacterium genome. Proteins encoded here:
- a CDS encoding PTS transporter subunit EIIC, with the protein product RRVGRATFVPALFNLNEPLLFAAPIVFNPHLILPFVAAPLVLATITYAAVASGIVARAAFYVPSSVPTFVSTYLATQDLRAVALAAVNIAIATLIYYPFVRAYERHLAE